The following DNA comes from Watersipora subatra chromosome 8, tzWatSuba1.1, whole genome shotgun sequence.
AGGTGTGACAGACATGATGAGCAGATGTGACAGACATGATGAGCAGATGTGACAGACACGATGAGCAGATGTGACAGACACGATGAGCAGATGTGACAGGTATGATGAGCAGGTGTGACAGACATGATGAGCAGGTGTGACAGACATGATGAGCAGGTGTGACAGACATGATGAGCAGGTGTGACAGACATGATGAGCAGATGTGACAGACATGATGAGCAGGTGTGACAGACATGAGCAGGTGTGACAGACATGATGAGCAGGTGTGACAGACATGATGAGCAGGTGTGACAGACATGATGAGCAGATGTGACAGACATGATGAGCAGATGTGACAGACACGATGAGCAGATGTGACAGGCATGATGAGCAGGTGTGACAGACATGATGAGCAGGTGTGACAGACATGATGAGCAGGTGTGACAGATATGATGAGCAGGTGTGACAGACATGATGAGCAGGTGTGACAGACATGATGAGCAGGTGTGACAGGCATGATGAGCAGGTGTGACAGGCATGATGAGCAGGTGTGACAGACATGATGAGCAGATGTGACAGACATGAGCAGGTGTGACAGACATGAGCAGGTGTGACAGACATGATGAGCAGGTGTGACAGACATGATGAGCAGGTGTGACAGACATGATGAGCAGATGTGACAGACATGATGAGCAGATGTGACAGACATGATGAGCAGATGTGACAGACACGATGAGCAGATGTGACAGGCATGATGAGCAGGTGTGACAGACATGATGAGCAGGTGTGACAGACATGATGAGCAGGTGTGACAGACATGATGAGCAGGTGTGACAGACATGATGAGCAGGTGTGACAGACATGATGAGCAGATGTGACAGACATGATGAGCAGATGTGACAGACATGATGAGCaagtttcaataaaaaaacaatccAAAGGGGATGTCAGCGATAtaattgaattattttatatacGGTGATAAAGATGATTAAACGCGAACAGGATCTCAAATGTGACATTGCCTCTACTCACTTATTCCTTGACTTGAAAACAACAAAGGCATGTGAAACCTTGTCTCAGTAAGGACATAGTTTCAGTAAGACAGTTACGCAGAAAGACAGGCAGTACATTACACTGCAAAGGAAATATTAATGTACATCAAGGTAAATCTAAGGGCAAGCAACTTACATTAATAGTAGAGAGGAATTTCCGAACAGAAGAGCGAAGTTCAGTCTGCTTGTACCCTGACTTATAAAGTCGATGAAAACATGCCTCCTTGTAGAAGTGCGACCTCCGGTCAGAAGGGCAGTGTGAGAACTCCTTAGTCTGAAATGAAAATACCATTTATCAAGAATGTCCTAAAAAAACTTTAGCGAAGAAGCAAAACTGGCAAAGATAGATTAGATTCTAACTTCTATGACCCTCTTCCGTATCAAGTTAAGACACATTTACACCAGGACGATTTATCAGAGTTACTTGCACTTCGACAAGGTCGTCTTGGTGTAAAACAAAAACTGGCAGTTAAAATGCCTTTGTCCCAGTTTTCGACAAACGATCAGTAGAATGCTTCATACTCCGTTTGTTCAAATTTGATGGCCGTTATTGACATAGTACTACATGGATTTGACCAATAGCGCCGGACAATACAATAGCAGTATATTGTTCTCCCAAAAATACAGTTGATGCATTTACACAAAGATGATTTAAAAACAATTCTAATAGCtacaattattactattactacaatTACTACGCGTACAGGCGCATGGCACAAAGTGACACTTTTTTGTATTTACGCTGATAGGCATTCATAATAGAAGATGAAATTGGTGTAAAGtctgaaaaaaatgtatttcaaatcataaacAGACTACAAGCCTTTTAAGCTCCAACTTTCTCgacacaaacaaaactttgaCAAACCGTCCTAGTGTGTGGGTACCTCTAAATAATGAGTTCATATACGTAAATGAATTAAGCACTAATTAATTTCTAGAGTGAGACATAACAGCGATATTCCTCGAAAGTTTATATATCTTACCTCCGCCACCATTTCCTGTCCTTTGCAGTCATGGTAATACTGGGTTCCTGTATATGGCTTACAGCACTTCCAACAGAAGGCTGTGTTACACTTGAAGCACACCATATGCACGCATCCACCATCCTTCTCCATTATTGTTTGGCATTTCGGACATCTTTTGGTGGAAACTACTACCATTGATGCCTCGAATCTGTCTATCTTTTCAATGCCTGAAACAAACAATAGAGGAATGAGCTTAATACTAGTTGCCAGTACACAGAAGTCATTTTCTGCCCTTGATAGCCAGGTGTAAATGACTTGATATCACAAAATTAAGAATGCCAGATGCAGTCTGCAAGTCTGCGCTTTTTAGTCGTGTCACATCGCCATATGCCATAGAAATACACCTTGAGCTTCaattcataaaaataacatgcaACATATCATGCAATACCTGTAGAACACTGTAGAACTCACCGACTATGTATGGGCGACATCAATCGGCAAATAACATAGTCTTCAGTTAAAAAGTTTAAGAATTCCAAAATTTAGACTTACCATCTTTCTTGAGTTTCTCCTTGTATTTAGTCGCCTGATCACAAGTGAGAGGCCAATGAGGTTCCTTGAGGCATCGGAAGCAGCACTCAGTTCCACATGCACAGCTAGCCGTGATTGGCTCATCTTTTTCTGCTAGTTCGTCACCGCAATGAAGCACTCTACCACAGCTGCAAATAACAATACTAGCTATAAATAAAGACTACAACTGTGTATAACAACATTAGGAAGTAAAATTggattataataaatgaaacAGCAATCTATTAGAAGAGTTGTCTAATCTTTCAAGAGgagaaaactaaatataaacacTCACCCTTTAGTTGGACACCAGACTGCCTGCTTATTCCTGAAGAGTGAATACTCAGCGACATGCATTTCATGAAGGCAGTAGGTAGAAAACTCGAGCATTGACATAAGAAATACAGAGTCCACTTCCTTCTTGCACTCATACTCGGGACAAGTGATGTGTACGAGTCCAGATTTTACAGCGGTGATCAAATGTACAGACCAGCAGTCATTACAAAAGTAATGATGACAAGATAACAAGGCCGAGTGCAGGGCCTTATCATTGAGCTCTTCAAAGCATATTCCACACTGCAGTGCATAACTCATTGACCTCTGCAGTTGTGTTGGTATGTATAGCAACTCGTTTTTACCATTCTACAAAGGGAGAAGTCATAGGAAGATTATTTATAGGTATGCAGCACCCGAAAAAACATTATATGGGCATGAAATAAAGGATTCAATGCAAGAGACAAAATTGGTAAAGTTTACAGAGATAATGCAGCTAACCAGGAACAAGCTTACTAGTGGCTTCTATCAACTACTAACATCGAAAACCCTAAACAGCTGTCACGTGAAACAGTCATTTTTATCCCAACTCTACCTGGTAGTTCTTCAGGTTAATCTCAGTGGGTTTGTGCTGATCACTAACTGTCTGTTGAGCAATCTCAGACAAGTTCGATGAGCTGACATTCCAAGAGACCTCTCCACGCTGAATTGACTTCTTGGGAAGCCGAAATGAACAAGTAGCATTGGACTTTCtagaaaatacaaaaacaaggGGATATTAACCGACTCTCCAAATCCAAAGGTATCATATCATAGACAGCTTTTCATCAATGGCATGTTTAAAAAATGGGATTGGTAAGTCATATGGTAATACCGTTTTGCGCTGACATTTGTCCAATGAGAAAGAACGATGGATTTGAGGGTGATCAGATCATAGATGTTGTCCTCCTTGATATTGCAAACTTTAGTTGACTCCATGCCTATGCAACTTCCAGTACAGAAGAGCCTGAAAATTGTACACAACAAATAAGCATTTGCGTACTTACGACTAGTTGTCAGCAGTAGCAACTTGTGACAAGTTGTCAGCAGTAGCAACTTGTGACTAGTTGTCAGCAGTGGCAACTTGTGACAAGTTGTCAGCAGTGGCAACTTGTGACTAGTTGTCAGCAGTGGCCAATCCAGAAATGCCAATTATAAATAGAGTCGGACTATGAGAGAGTAGTCGGCTAAAGAGCTGAGACACAATTTTCAAACAAATTGTGAGTCAAACCTGTATTTGTCATATTCCATTCCCTCAGCCCTGAGCACCATGACCATATAGAGCCTTTCATTTCTAGCAGTAGCTTCCAGATCAGCAGAGAGGTCTATTGTGAAAATGCGGGGTGTGCTATAGGCCTCTCTGTACTTATCACCAAAATTCAGCAGTAGCGTTGCCATGTCAACATCGTTTGATTTGATCAAGATGTCGGAATATTCTGGAATGAATGAGTTAATAGGAGTAGATCCCGTGCTAGCCTGAGTTCGAGTTGAAGAAACAATTGGAATTACAGGCTGGTCAATGAAGATGATCTTGGCCTTTTTATTGGATTCAGTGGATGAGTCAGAGCTTATCCCCGAGTAACTGCTGTTCCCAGAGTCAGTGCTTTCCCCACTACTGCAAATAGAAATTCAGTTACACTGCACCTCAAGCTCATATCCATTAATTAACCACAGATTAAGTAATTTTGTTTC
Coding sequences within:
- the LOC137401730 gene encoding uncharacterized protein, yielding MVQKKNKKGRYTGNTIRNYSSNSTVRQYQKYSCLVVNSDVGNDSSNARNAVAEVSSYIPSNPYQRVELSLNKRRRWELPEQFKSKIEEEQDNPDVKITLMEHTLMPSTDTINGCWETCDSYYSNKGKVRKSVSKKEMSVRSVTQGHRLEDHLSKAERRKRKKMKNRDNATESAEDLADGLLPSYECHVIYGAPTDGRLLKNSSTKGLFKCKEKGHNDTTGCGKRFLSRPVYFDDEMFPYSDDDGHAAETHENSLSLPITASLADLISTSTCQKRHRTRKCSGESTDSGNSSYSGISSDSSTESNKKAKIIFIDQPVIPIVSSTRTQASTGSTPINSFIPEYSDILIKSNDVDMATLLLNFGDKYREAYSTPRIFTIDLSADLEATARNERLYMVMVLRAEGMEYDKYRLFCTGSCIGMESTKVCNIKEDNIYDLITLKSIVLSHWTNVSAKRKSNATCSFRLPKKSIQRGEVSWNVSSSNLSEIAQQTVSDQHKPTEINLKNYQNGKNELLYIPTQLQRSMSYALQCGICFEELNDKALHSALLSCHHYFCNDCWSVHLITAVKSGLVHITCPEYECKKEVDSVFLMSMLEFSTYCLHEMHVAEYSLFRNKQAVWCPTKGCGRVLHCGDELAEKDEPITASCACGTECCFRCLKEPHWPLTCDQATKYKEKLKKDGIEKIDRFEASMVVVSTKRCPKCQTIMEKDGGCVHMVCFKCNTAFCWKCCKPYTGTQYYHDCKGQEMVAETKEFSHCPSDRRSHFYKEACFHRLYKSGYKQTELRSSVRKFLSTINHGLRFQSTGGVQSLRRYMNQVLRQILATHNLLEYCSATNLYKKGPKYCTPAISSLSYSVGVLERLLVGAVCNQAAVDKITKYYDTVKSNTLLLVRNISQVLSYTEPTVCQ